Proteins found in one Choristoneura fumiferana chromosome 16, NRCan_CFum_1, whole genome shotgun sequence genomic segment:
- the Fnta gene encoding farnesyl transferase alpha: MSDSEFVDNDVAWVPYKQRPEWIDVTPVPENDGPKPVVVIAHSEKFEDVYGYFRAVLKSNEKSERALQLTKDAVELNPANYTVWQYRRDILKALGTDLQPELEYVESVITHSPKNYQVWHHRRVLVEWLQDPSEELDLTADALILDPKNYHAWQHRQWAIKTFGLYEHEMDFVDNLINLDVRNNSAWNQRYFVMNNHLGWSDMNIQKEICYTMEKIKFVKNNESAWNYLRGLLLHDKRGLSGNCVVTGFCEELYKNQCRSPFLLAFILDICDEAIKKEEIGVFHNPTRGVSLCEDLATKYDKIRSKYWNYVCEKFRKARDELAAKEDPEKVERTI, translated from the exons ATGTCTGACAGTGAGTTCGTGGACAACGATGTGGCCTGGGTGCCCTACAAACAGCGGCCGGAATGGATTGACGTGACTCCTGTGCCAGAAAATGATGGCCCTAAACCCGTTGTGGTTATTGCCCATTCTGAGAAAT TTGAAGATGTTTATGGTTACTTCAGAGCAGTCCTCAAGAGCAATGAGAAATCAGAGAGAGCTTTGCAATTGACAAAAGATGCTGTTGAGCTCAATCCTGCAAACTACACTGTTTGGCAATATAG AAGAGACATACTCAAAGCTTTGGGGACAGATTTACAACCAGAATTGGAGTATGTTGAATCAGTTATTACACATTCACCCAAGAATTACCAA GTATGGCACCACAGAAGAGTACTTGTAGAATGGCTGCAAGATCCCTCTGAGGAACTGGATCTGACTGCAGATGCCCTCATACTAGATCCCAAGAATTATCATGCCTGGCAACACAGGCAATGGGCCATAAAGACATTCGG ACTGTACGAACATGAAATGGATTTCGTGGACAACCTTATTAATCTCGATGTTCGCAACAATTCGGCTTGGAATCAGCGCTACTTTGTAATGAACAATCATCTCGGCTGGTCCGACATGAACATACAGAAAGAGATCTGCTACACTatggaaaaaatcaaatttgtgaaaaataatgaaagtgcCTGGAATTATTTGAGAGGTTTGTTACTCCACGACAAAAGAGGACTCAGCGGTAATTGTGTAGTTACAGGATTTTGCGAAGAACTGTACAAAAATCAATGCCGATCTCCGTTCCTACTCGCTTTCATCTTAGACATCTGTGATGAAGCCATCAAGAAAGAGGAAATCGGTGTATTTCACAACCCCACCAGAGGTGTCTCACTTTGTGAAGATCTTGCTACTAAATATGACAAAATTAGAAGCAAATACTGGAACTATGtctgtgaaaaattcaggaAAGCCCGAGATGAACTAGCTGCTAAGGAGGACCCTGAGAAAGTAGAACGAACAATTTGA
- the LOC141436126 gene encoding uncharacterized protein yields MPTMMFKPVKLRPKKSNWGWDLEPDELRDLKFQLANLKCKCYTCQRFKPLQGIQDTILVKTHRGIQSNRRKIFSDRFIQVTPSSVLSEVYVQRATSQPSTEQVCPKCTAVALHTLHTGVTRIVKDEGSETITMITCHKSIGSEVKIVEKSTSTISNLVSRAYKDLTSSESSVEAPPSSCRRTNRTRVTFSGICQEELLLPPYRPPLIKPNCTCLEKFIESIRPPIIGF; encoded by the coding sequence ATGCCAACAATGATGTTCAAGCCAGTCAAGTTGCGGCCAAAGAAGAGCAATTGGGGCTGGGATTTAGAGCCAGATGAGCTACGGGATCTAAAATTCCAACTTGCAAATCTTAAGTGCAAATGCTACACCTGCCAACGATTCAAACCACTCCAAGGAATACAGGACACTATACTAGTCAAGACCCACAGAGGAATCCAAAGTAatcgtagaaaaatattttcggacAGATTCATCCAAGTTACTCCTAGTAGTGTTTTGAGCGAAGTGTACGTGCAGCGTGCTACCTCCCAGCCAAGCACAGAACAAGTATGTCCCAAATGCACCGCCGTTGCATTGCATACCCTCCACACAGGAGTCACAAGGATTGTAAAAGATGAAGGATCTGAAACGATCACAATGATCACTTGCCACAAGTCGATAGGAAGTGAAGTGAAAATTGTGGAAAAATCCACTTCAACAATCAGTAACCTTGTATCGAGGGCATACAAAGACTTGACCTCTAGCGAATCTTCAGTGGAGGCTCCGCCATCGTCATGCCGTAGAACAAATCGAACTAGAGTAACGTTTTCGGGTATTTGTCAAGAGGAGCTGCTTTTGCCGCCATATCGACCACCACTCATTAAACCAAACTGTACGTGCCTTGAGAAGTTTATTGAATCTATTAGACCTCCTATAATAGGGTTTTAA
- the AsnS gene encoding asparagine synthetase, translating to MCGIWAVFGAVDGVNLTCIKCFATITHRGPDAWRVEQDAREPGALLGFRRLAIVDGLHGMQPMRLHRYPRTTLICNGEIFNWKLLQNQYDFPYETNCDVEAVIHSYHNFGIAETVRKLDAECVFCLVDGEQKKIYIARDPYGVRPLFRLYDEENGFLGVCSEAKGLIGLKQNASEKATLEPFPPGHFQIWSMLSDGKVKLDHTEQYFKPGMSLAFKPYVPETDLLKMNVYEKTAHLLEAACRKRLMSDRRVGCFLSGGLDSSLVTALVVRLAKEHKLPYNIQTFAIGMGDSPDLVAARIVAEHLGTEHHEVQFDENDVREALDKVIYHLETFDITTIRASIPMYLLSKYIKEKTDTTVVFSGEGADEVAQGYIYFRDAPSAEAGHEESLRLLSDIYLYDGLRADRTTSAFSLELRVPFLDIEFTHHYLGTDSKLRQPQDGVEKHLLRSSLAKSGLLPDSILWRHKEAFSDGVASVKKSLFTTIAEIIEDRYKDEPTKYKGVQPTTVESKYYRHVFEKSFPGQDNFTPYYWMPKWVQVSDPSARFIKHYAAK from the coding sequence ATGTGCGGGATTTGGGCAGTATTTGGGGCCGTAGATGGCGTAAACCTGACTTGCATCAAGTGCTTTGCAACCATCACACACCGTGGACCGGACGCGTGGCGCGTGGAACAGGATGCGCGCGAGCCCGGTGCACTGCTCGGGTTCCGTCGTCTCGCCATCGTCGACGGCCTCCACGGGATGCAGCCGATGCGTCTCCACCGGTACCCCCGCACCACGCTCATCTGCAACGGCGAAATCTTCAACTGGAAGCTACTCCAGAATCAATACGACTTCCCCTACGAAACCAACTGCGACGTCGAAGCTGTCATTCACTCATACCACAACTTCGGCATCGCGGAGACTGTGAGAAAACTTGACGCCGAATGTGTCTTCTGCCTAGTCGATGGTGAGCAAAAGAAAATTTACATTGCAAGGGACCCGTACGGTGTTCGCCCGCTGTTCAGATTATATGACGAGGAGAATGGCTTTCTAGGAGTTTGCTCAGAAGCTAAAGGACTTATAGGACTTAAACAGAATGCCAGTGAAAAGGCAACCCTAGAACCTTTCCCCCCAGGGCACTTCCAAATTTGGAGCATGCTTAGTGATGGAAAAGTAAAACTGGATCATACGGAACAATACTTTAAGCCCGGAATGTCTTTAGCTTTTAAACCCTACGTTCCTGAGACGGACTTGTTAAAAATGAATGTTTACGAAAAGACGGCGCATTTATTAGAAGCTGCATGCCGTAAGAGATTGATGTCGGATAGAAGGGTTGGGTGCTTTCTTAGTGGTGGTCTTGATTCGTCGCTAGTCACTGCTTTAGTAGTCAGACTTGCAAAGGAGCACAAACTGCCTTACAACATACAAACATTTGCTATTGGCATGGGAGATTCTCCCGATTTGGTCGCAGCTCGCATTGTAGCCGAGCACTTAGGCACTGAACATCATGAGGTACAATTTGATGAAAACGACGTCAGAGAAGCTTTAGACAAGGTTATTTACCATTTGGAAACATTTGACATTACCACAATTCGGGCTAGTATACCCATGTATCTTTTGTCAAAGTATATTAAGGAGAAGACTGACACGACAGTAGTGTTCAGTGGTGAAGGTGCTGATGAAGTAGCTCAGGGTTACATTTACTTCAGGGACGCTCCGTCGGCGGAGGCTGGCCATGAAGAAAGTTTGCGTTTACTATCCGACATATACTTGTATGATGGCTTGAGAGCAGATCGCACTACCAGTGCATTCAGCTTGGAACTTAGAGTACCCTTCTTAGATATCGAATTCACCCATCATTACTTAGGAACAGACTCAAAATTGCGTCAACCCCAAGATGGAGTGGAGAAGCATTTGTTGAGAAGTAGTTTGGCAAAGAGTGGTTTATTGCCAGATTCAATACTCTGGAGGCATAAAGAAGCATTTTCGGACGGAGTTGCCTCTGTAAAGAAATCGCTATTTACAACGATAGCAGAAATTATAGAGGATCGATATAAAGATGAACCCACAAAGTATAAAGGTGTCCAACCTACTACGGTAGAGTCAAAATACTATCGACACGTATTCGAGAAGTCGTTCCCTGGTCAAGACAATTTTACTCCTTATTATTGGATGCCAAAGTGGGTTCAAGTTTCCGACCCTTCTGCTCGATTTATAAAACATTACgcagctaaataa